In Arthrobacter sp. B3I4, the following proteins share a genomic window:
- a CDS encoding LuxR family transcriptional regulator: MASSKARPAAPPEEEPLVLTGRTEDLRSAAETLKSGMHAAVLLVGDHGIGKSTLMAAVAAELQNDVTPVRLHGSQALSQVPYGVLAPFIVDLPVEDATSQLAVLRTFWSYLEEQRRATRKPLLLIVDDAHDLDEATAGILVELAAAGWTKLLVSSAARPGLPEPLLELWFEGIAERHDLRPLTREQTAELLAQKLGSQVLPSVAEVLWAASAGNPLLLSCLLDDAKGDGTLIQRNGVWLLTRPLNSHGERLTDVVRRQLLRRSAEERTALNLVALSEPVPRALIEAMVGGTAVAGLIEQELLRVTGGAEPELRLWHAVYGDALRNLVSPARSLQLRQDLLRLMDREPASAEALLRQVSWSLECGLEVDDRQLLRAAGLAARLSEDELARKAASQVKDPELQISARCVTAQTYYNTSNHAAALDILDGDFGKGRTVSSLLSGSLLWAAVLSALGHPPAEIVHRSQALLLAGDRLARDNPEDADAILTATRDRVRTIHSMVLALAGDEEAAGNPTGEVFDGQRASGLEQAFRLVLEAERLLIQGKPDSAYKVAGAALQAARTEDEELHFLSDYLMVRAVTAVIHGGNWSAVETLLGEFAASFGPSLISLGGAVHTAAGIMMLYQGRAVEAKKTLRAALEALRLADPQQLFSLTAAMAFSAAAEIGAKAKAAQLLADYESSRPPASRYLRALAAMAVVYGKARLDGHRGAVEELQRLGTPGGKAAAGLEFNALTFRLALGDRAAAARLRELQPELEGRRAAAVCGYAVALEREQAGELLEAAKVCEESELWGFAAQAYGAAAAAYREAGDTLRERMAKAQQQRCRDVAESAAGEEPDGQHGALDLLTRRERDIVALAVRGLSDRQIAAELHVSVRTVEGHLYRSYAKLNIKGREDLRRIAAD, encoded by the coding sequence TTGGCCTCATCTAAGGCGCGCCCGGCCGCCCCGCCCGAGGAGGAGCCGCTGGTCCTGACCGGTCGAACGGAGGACCTGCGGTCAGCGGCGGAAACGCTCAAGAGCGGCATGCATGCCGCTGTGCTTCTGGTGGGGGACCACGGGATCGGCAAGTCCACGCTGATGGCGGCCGTTGCCGCCGAACTGCAGAACGACGTCACCCCGGTACGGCTGCACGGCAGCCAGGCCTTGAGCCAGGTGCCCTACGGAGTCCTGGCGCCGTTCATCGTGGACCTTCCCGTGGAGGATGCCACGTCGCAGCTGGCGGTCTTAAGGACCTTCTGGAGCTACCTGGAAGAGCAGCGGCGCGCGACCCGCAAGCCGCTCCTGCTGATCGTCGACGACGCCCACGACCTGGATGAGGCAACAGCCGGGATCCTGGTGGAACTCGCCGCAGCCGGCTGGACCAAGCTGCTGGTCAGTTCCGCGGCTCGTCCCGGTTTGCCGGAGCCGCTCCTCGAGCTATGGTTCGAGGGCATCGCGGAGCGGCACGACCTGCGCCCGCTCACCCGCGAGCAAACTGCCGAGCTCCTGGCCCAGAAACTGGGTTCCCAGGTCCTGCCCAGCGTCGCCGAGGTGCTGTGGGCCGCCTCGGCCGGCAACCCGCTGCTGCTCAGCTGCCTGCTCGATGACGCCAAGGGCGACGGAACGCTGATCCAGCGCAACGGCGTGTGGCTGCTGACCCGGCCGCTGAACAGCCACGGCGAACGGTTGACCGACGTTGTCCGGCGCCAGTTGCTTCGGCGCTCGGCGGAGGAGCGCACGGCTCTGAATCTCGTGGCATTGTCTGAACCCGTGCCCAGGGCGCTGATCGAAGCCATGGTCGGCGGAACCGCCGTAGCGGGGTTGATCGAACAGGAACTCCTCCGCGTCACCGGTGGCGCGGAGCCCGAACTGCGGCTCTGGCATGCCGTTTACGGGGATGCCCTGCGCAACCTGGTTTCGCCGGCGCGCAGCCTGCAACTGCGCCAGGACCTGCTGCGGCTGATGGACCGCGAACCGGCGTCCGCCGAAGCGCTGCTGCGCCAGGTGAGCTGGTCGTTGGAGTGCGGGCTGGAGGTCGATGACCGGCAACTGCTGAGGGCCGCTGGGCTGGCGGCCAGACTGTCCGAAGACGAGCTGGCTCGCAAGGCCGCTTCCCAGGTCAAGGACCCGGAACTGCAAATCTCGGCGCGGTGTGTGACTGCCCAGACTTACTACAACACCTCCAACCATGCGGCGGCCCTCGACATCCTTGACGGCGATTTCGGCAAGGGCCGCACGGTTTCGAGCCTGCTGAGCGGCTCCCTGCTGTGGGCGGCGGTCCTGTCCGCGCTGGGGCATCCTCCGGCGGAAATTGTGCACCGCTCCCAAGCGCTGCTGCTGGCCGGGGACCGGCTGGCCCGGGACAACCCGGAGGACGCAGACGCCATCCTGACCGCGACCAGGGACCGGGTGCGCACTATCCACAGCATGGTCCTGGCCCTGGCCGGCGACGAGGAAGCGGCCGGGAACCCGACCGGCGAGGTCTTCGACGGGCAGCGGGCCAGCGGCCTGGAACAGGCGTTCAGGCTGGTGTTGGAAGCGGAAAGACTTCTCATTCAGGGGAAGCCGGACAGTGCCTACAAGGTGGCGGGAGCAGCACTGCAGGCGGCCAGAACTGAGGACGAGGAGCTGCACTTCCTATCGGACTACCTGATGGTCCGCGCCGTCACGGCAGTGATCCATGGCGGGAACTGGAGTGCCGTGGAGACGCTGCTGGGAGAATTTGCCGCGTCGTTCGGGCCAAGCCTGATCTCCCTAGGGGGCGCGGTTCACACGGCTGCCGGCATCATGATGCTCTACCAGGGCCGGGCGGTGGAAGCCAAAAAGACGCTGCGGGCGGCCCTGGAAGCACTGCGGCTGGCGGACCCCCAGCAACTGTTTTCCCTTACGGCGGCGATGGCATTTTCCGCTGCCGCGGAGATTGGCGCGAAAGCGAAGGCCGCCCAGCTGCTGGCCGACTACGAGTCATCCCGGCCACCGGCGTCGCGCTACCTGCGCGCCCTGGCGGCCATGGCCGTGGTGTACGGCAAGGCGCGCCTGGACGGCCATCGCGGCGCGGTGGAGGAACTGCAAAGGCTCGGAACGCCCGGCGGCAAAGCCGCGGCGGGACTCGAGTTCAACGCCTTGACGTTCCGGCTCGCCCTTGGTGATAGGGCCGCTGCGGCGCGGCTGCGGGAACTGCAGCCGGAGCTGGAAGGACGCCGGGCTGCGGCGGTCTGCGGTTACGCCGTGGCACTCGAGCGGGAACAGGCGGGCGAGCTGCTCGAAGCGGCGAAAGTCTGCGAGGAGTCCGAACTGTGGGGTTTCGCCGCCCAGGCATACGGAGCCGCGGCCGCTGCTTACCGTGAGGCGGGCGACACGTTGCGTGAGCGCATGGCCAAGGCCCAGCAGCAGCGCTGCCGCGACGTGGCTGAAAGCGCGGCCGGCGAGGAGCCGGACGGTCAGCACGGTGCGCTCGATCTGCTCACCCGCCGGGAGCGTGATATCGTGGCGCTGGCCGTCCGGGGCCTGAGTGACCGGCAGATAGCGGCCGAACTGCACGTATCGGTCCGCACGGTGGAAGGGCACCTTTACCGCAGCTACGCCAAGCTGAACATCAAGGGCCGCGAAGACCTTCGCCGGATTGCCGCGGACTGA
- a CDS encoding LuxR C-terminal-related transcriptional regulator, giving the protein MFQQEAGVPAGSGKTDVISPAQRPAQRRYDKQLTRQHIIDDVVETLTSESGCGVVLVGEHGAGKSFVAQRALEQLGGEYLVVQVRGSSISSKLPYGALSVLLNDLDSSHLEHPLMVLRGLIHLLHAKAQGRGIVLFVDNAHDLDDLSCMMVAQLSAGGHVTLLAACVDLPHVGGDIMGLWKDDLLRRVDLEPFDFAETAATLNQEYGGHFSHTAVRALWTASGGNALFLHSLAREQIKLGAITRQDGAWVLGSRPISLTGEVRDVVKARMNRLSAGQRDVFEMLALAGALPLQTLMSIFNPHDMDTLQERGLIQVSHDHTPTVCVANTVTAAIVASVVPPGRSAELRRRLTAVLGGDEELEPGGPTGVAWALDCGERISPVLALAAAQRANNASDSAAALRFLQAVGGFEAVPAGAIEAARAHLSLGNEEAARRILQKLVETADDTLPVAEWVTVNLLLADIDQRGAVPAVASRLQELSQRLEARAEVDSAAAVSARTQLLLAEARFAVHEGRYADVLAMRGELDVADLNTEAGIVAGGLLCEAMTVTGNVLGAIALGKQVLSSAAAVQLPDQSMRELRGRFLLLMLLTSRFREAAEFLALTSETSDSQSRLGGMFEIGQGLIDLHAGRLDEALSGLDAGLWQLRTHDRDSLAPLAVAAAAYAAGLHGDTEEAGLLLAELGGQELPGSWLVGRMTRYFQLGAEAELGQRAAAIRALAAEAEKDVERGSTTVGLLFQSAAARLGDRQMSQKLGSLAEQVTGQFAMLCQRLATGVREAASEALLTVAKDADAAGDAVFARDVARKAVTCANEAGNRIALRVAQRTEHTLDDRFGGPKNGLQALTSSILTARECEVAVRAAAGTSNRKIAEQMQVSVRTVEGHLYQVYAKLHLASRSELKEAIAGPTGNARIG; this is encoded by the coding sequence ATGTTTCAGCAAGAAGCCGGCGTGCCCGCTGGCAGCGGTAAAACCGATGTGATTTCACCAGCGCAGCGCCCAGCCCAGAGGCGGTATGACAAACAACTAACTCGGCAACACATCATTGACGACGTCGTGGAAACCCTGACCTCAGAGTCCGGCTGCGGCGTCGTTTTGGTTGGGGAGCACGGTGCCGGAAAGTCTTTCGTGGCGCAGCGTGCCCTGGAACAACTCGGCGGGGAGTACCTGGTCGTCCAGGTCCGTGGCAGCTCGATTTCCTCGAAACTTCCGTACGGAGCGTTGAGCGTGCTGCTCAACGACCTTGATTCCTCGCACCTGGAACACCCTCTCATGGTGCTGCGGGGACTTATCCATCTGCTCCACGCGAAGGCCCAGGGACGCGGCATCGTTCTGTTCGTGGACAACGCCCACGACCTGGATGACCTGTCCTGCATGATGGTTGCCCAGCTCAGCGCCGGGGGCCACGTGACGTTGCTCGCCGCTTGCGTTGACCTTCCCCATGTCGGCGGCGACATCATGGGTCTCTGGAAGGACGACCTGCTGCGCCGGGTGGACCTGGAGCCGTTTGACTTTGCCGAGACGGCCGCGACGCTGAACCAGGAGTATGGCGGCCATTTCTCCCACACCGCGGTCCGGGCCCTGTGGACCGCCAGCGGCGGTAACGCTCTCTTCCTGCACTCCCTGGCCAGGGAGCAGATCAAACTGGGCGCGATCACGCGTCAGGACGGGGCCTGGGTGCTCGGCAGCCGCCCGATCTCCCTGACCGGGGAAGTCCGTGATGTCGTCAAGGCCAGGATGAACCGGCTCAGTGCGGGACAACGCGATGTCTTCGAGATGCTGGCGCTGGCCGGCGCCTTGCCCCTGCAGACGCTGATGAGCATCTTCAACCCGCACGACATGGACACCCTGCAGGAACGGGGACTTATCCAGGTCAGCCACGATCACACGCCGACCGTCTGTGTCGCGAACACGGTAACAGCCGCCATCGTGGCAAGCGTCGTGCCACCGGGCCGCAGTGCCGAGCTGCGACGCCGGCTTACCGCAGTACTGGGCGGCGACGAGGAACTGGAGCCGGGCGGCCCCACCGGCGTCGCATGGGCACTGGACTGCGGGGAACGGATCAGCCCGGTTCTGGCCCTCGCCGCAGCGCAGCGTGCTAATAACGCCTCGGATTCGGCGGCCGCGCTGCGGTTCCTGCAGGCAGTCGGCGGGTTTGAGGCGGTTCCTGCCGGCGCCATCGAGGCTGCCCGCGCCCACCTCAGCCTCGGCAATGAGGAGGCCGCACGCCGGATCCTGCAGAAGCTGGTCGAGACGGCTGACGACACGCTGCCGGTCGCTGAGTGGGTCACCGTCAACCTTCTCCTGGCAGACATCGACCAGCGCGGCGCCGTCCCTGCCGTCGCGTCGCGGCTGCAGGAACTCAGCCAGCGGCTCGAGGCCCGGGCCGAAGTGGACAGCGCCGCCGCAGTATCGGCGCGCACGCAGCTGCTCCTTGCCGAAGCCCGGTTCGCCGTCCACGAAGGACGCTACGCGGATGTACTCGCCATGCGGGGCGAACTCGACGTCGCTGACCTGAACACGGAAGCCGGCATCGTGGCCGGAGGCCTGCTGTGTGAGGCGATGACTGTCACCGGCAACGTCCTGGGAGCCATCGCGCTGGGCAAGCAGGTTTTGTCGTCTGCCGCTGCAGTCCAGCTGCCGGACCAGTCCATGCGGGAACTTCGGGGCCGCTTCCTGCTCCTGATGCTGCTGACGTCAAGGTTCCGGGAGGCCGCGGAGTTCCTTGCACTGACTTCCGAGACCTCCGATTCCCAGTCGCGTCTGGGCGGAATGTTCGAAATCGGACAGGGCCTGATCGATCTGCACGCCGGACGGTTGGACGAGGCCCTGTCCGGACTGGACGCCGGCCTTTGGCAACTGCGGACCCATGACAGGGACTCCCTGGCACCCTTGGCAGTGGCTGCCGCCGCCTACGCGGCGGGACTGCACGGGGACACGGAGGAAGCCGGGCTGCTGCTCGCTGAACTTGGCGGGCAGGAGTTGCCCGGGTCCTGGCTGGTCGGCAGGATGACCCGGTATTTCCAGCTGGGTGCCGAGGCTGAACTTGGCCAGCGTGCAGCAGCCATCCGCGCGCTTGCGGCCGAAGCGGAAAAGGATGTGGAGCGCGGTTCAACCACTGTTGGGCTGTTGTTCCAGTCCGCCGCCGCCAGGTTGGGTGACCGGCAGATGAGCCAGAAGCTCGGAAGCCTCGCCGAGCAGGTGACGGGGCAGTTCGCGATGCTGTGCCAGCGGCTGGCCACCGGCGTGAGGGAGGCTGCAAGCGAGGCACTTCTGACGGTCGCAAAGGACGCCGACGCGGCCGGGGACGCGGTCTTCGCCAGGGATGTGGCAAGGAAAGCCGTTACCTGCGCGAACGAAGCCGGCAACCGGATCGCGCTCAGGGTCGCGCAGCGGACGGAACACACCCTGGATGACCGGTTCGGCGGCCCCAAGAACGGGTTGCAGGCGTTGACGTCGTCCATTCTCACCGCCAGGGAGTGCGAGGTGGCCGTTCGGGCTGCGGCCGGGACCTCCAACCGCAAAATCGCGGAGCAGATGCAGGTTTCCGTACGCACCGTGGAAGGCCACCTGTACCAGGTGTACGCGAAACTGCACCTGGCAAGCCGGTCGGAGCTCAAAGAGGCTATCGCCGGTCCAACCGGCAACGCACGCATCGGGTGA